tgaaattgaaatttctggttgcatgtgagttacggttggtaataactcaaatacgaaccgtaactgtagattgggttgatgttacggttggtttaaactcaaataccaaccgtaagttcttaattttgagaaatatgttcagttacggtttgtatttgcatcatatttatcaaccgtaattgagttacggtttgttactcaaacaaccataccaaccgtaaataatcctgtgtcttaagaatttatcaaataatgattaacggttcaaaagttaagttggcacaccaaccgtagggtagttacggttggtctcgattcattagttaccaaccgtaatttagttacggttttttttccaaatttaattaccaaccgcgtaactggttttacgattggatcTTCCCTAAATTTAACCAGtaacggttggtattcgataaatTACGAACCATAACcaagagttacggttggtcacgagcaaaattgcaatcgtaagttcttctgaaaatttaaaagttttgattttgttacgtactttagataattttgagcgagaaaAAGCTGATGGGaaataatttagaagtataccgggtcactggaatcactcattttggttgagtgaatcaaaatctaggctttcacaaatatcacaaaagtttttctttttcttctccttttgaatttttttttaactctaaaaatctgattttgttttgattttgagttaatataagtgaaattaatcattaacactaaacttgattatcatcactaaactaggttatcaatcatgagggttaatttgtcatttccagtttttattttataagggacaccttgaatgatcatgtaatgaccctttttgtcctattagaatgccgcccctctaCTAAATCATGCCGCCCGTATACCAAGATTGTTGAATACCTAGCTTCGCCACCACAGCCTAAAAACTCATCAGTGTACTTTACTCTCTCCTCATTTCATTGAAACCCTAGATTATTCTTATGTCTCTTTTCTCTGTAAATCTCCTTTCCTTCTGTTTAACGAAAGTTTTCAATGGAACTCCCAGTAAACATCATGCTAGACATCTTAACACGTTTACCCACCGAATCGGTTTTGGAATCCAAATTTGTATTGAAAACTTGGAGAGATATTGTTCGTCATCCATCCTTTTCTCAAAAGCATTCAAATCGTCTCTTATCTTCCGTTGATGATTCGGAAAAAGCCTGCTATGTTGAATACAGTGAGAATAATGACACACCCACTAGAACTAGAAGGATCAATTTACCCCCTGAATTCAATTGTTATACCTTTGTGGGTTCCTGGAACGGGTTAATCTGTCTTCATAATATTGGTGTGTTTGTTATTTGGAACCCCATTACTAAAGAGCACGCTGCTCTTTCAGGGTTTACATTAAAGTGCGTGTACCATGGTTTTGGTTACCTTGCTTCAACTAATGAGTATAAAGTTGTTAGAATAAATGATCCAGAACCCAATTCACCCAATTCTTTAGAAATCGAGGTATACAGTCTAGGCAGTGGCAATGGATGGAGAAATGTTGGAAAACTCAACTCTAGAATTAGCTCTGCAAGAATAGGTGTCCTTGCAAACGGAGCTCTTCATTGGATATGATGTGGGGAGGAAAGGAGGATTATGTCCTTCGATTTGGTTGATGAAAAGATTCGTGAAAATTCATTACCCACACTTCCACAAAGTA
Above is a genomic segment from Papaver somniferum cultivar HN1 chromosome 10, ASM357369v1, whole genome shotgun sequence containing:
- the LOC113315940 gene encoding F-box/kelch-repeat protein At3g23880-like; this translates as MELPVNIMLDILTRLPTESVLESKFVLKTWRDIVRHPSFSQKHSNRLLSSVDDSEKACYVEYSENNDTPTRTRRINLPPEFNCYTFVGSWNGLICLHNIGVFVIWNPITKEHAALSGFTLKCVYHGFGYLASTNEYKVVRINDPEPNSPNSLEIEVYSLGSGNGWRNVGKLNSRISSARIGVLANGALHWI